A single Campylobacter hyointestinalis subsp. hyointestinalis DNA region contains:
- a CDS encoding HP0495 family protein, which produces MPSVCDFDKKPDIKYPVFWEYKIILDKNDDEKELVKNLIGTKEHTLNFSKNSGNGKFKSFNLAVLVYSDEERLELFSLLKRYAKFVL; this is translated from the coding sequence ATGCCTAGTGTTTGTGATTTTGATAAAAAACCTGATATCAAATATCCTGTTTTTTGGGAGTATAAGATCATTTTAGATAAGAATGACGATGAAAAAGAGCTTGTAAAAAATTTGATCGGTACTAAAGAACATACATTAAATTTCTCAAAAAATTCAGGGAATGGTAAATTTAAAAGCTTTAATCTGGCGGTGCTAGTTTATAGCGATGAAGAGCGTCTGGAGCTTTTTAGTCTGCTAAAAAGATATGCTAAATTTGTATTGTGA
- a CDS encoding M48 family metallopeptidase translates to MKKRSFTVLVVSLLIFGGCFYSSTKPSVAQSSNSQLFLVSESEMDNAAAQAYMVALNEAKAKNTLNKNEAQTKRVREISNRLIKQVGVFRDDALRWDWQVNVVNEDTINAWCMPGGKIVVYSGIIEKLSLSDDELAAIIGHEISHALREHSREKASIDLAKNAALSIGASVLGLGQEGANLANLATKYTITLPFSRSNESEADAMGTELMARAGFDPNAAIKLWQKMAKQNANTPLEIASTHPSNDTRIRDLKQIVAKVEPLYKNAKK, encoded by the coding sequence ATGAAAAAACGTTCTTTTACCGTTTTAGTAGTAAGTCTGCTTATTTTTGGAGGCTGTTTTTATAGCTCTACAAAGCCTTCTGTTGCTCAAAGCAGTAACTCTCAACTGTTTTTAGTAAGCGAATCAGAGATGGATAATGCAGCCGCACAAGCTTACATGGTAGCTTTAAATGAAGCAAAAGCAAAAAATACATTAAATAAAAATGAAGCTCAAACAAAAAGAGTAAGAGAGATATCAAATCGCCTTATAAAACAAGTCGGCGTTTTTAGAGATGACGCTTTGAGATGGGACTGGCAAGTCAATGTAGTAAATGAAGATACTATAAATGCTTGGTGTATGCCAGGAGGAAAGATAGTTGTTTATAGCGGCATAATAGAAAAGCTAAGCTTAAGCGACGATGAACTAGCCGCCATAATCGGACACGAAATTTCTCACGCTCTAAGAGAGCATAGCAGAGAAAAAGCAAGTATAGATCTAGCCAAAAACGCCGCTTTATCAATAGGTGCTAGTGTGCTTGGACTTGGGCAAGAAGGGGCGAATTTAGCGAATTTAGCAACGAAATATACAATAACTCTTCCATTTTCTCGCTCAAACGAAAGCGAAGCAGATGCCATGGGAACAGAGCTAATGGCAAGAGCAGGATTTGATCCAAACGCTGCTATAAAACTATGGCAAAAAATGGCAAAGCAAAACGCAAATACGCCTCTTGAGATAGCTTCTACTCACCCATCAAACGACACTAGAATACGAGATCTTAAACAAATAGTCGCAAAAGTAGAGCCGTTATACAAAAATGCTAAAAAATAA
- a CDS encoding putative transporter: protein MFSSFFKSKKWAFWAYGGLALIVVSLVFQTHLNVAINDWYKDFYDILQNVKEHSVDEFWAGILQFLYIAMPYVIIATITSFFASHWVFRWREAMTFAYVDVWKKCEKDIEGSSQRMQEDVYRFAKITETLGLQILRAIMTLIAFIPVLWGLSKGVDMPIIKEIPGSLVWIALVVSVGGLIISWFVGIKLPKLEYNIQKSEAAFRKELVYAEDDKINYASSQTIFELFTGLRYNFYRLFLHYGYFNVWLISFSQFMVIVPYVIMGPGLFTGVITLGILVQVSNAFDQVRSSFSIFIDNWTTITELRSIHKRLDEFETNIKFKG from the coding sequence ATGTTTTCATCATTTTTCAAAAGTAAAAAATGGGCTTTTTGGGCTTATGGCGGACTTGCTCTTATCGTGGTCTCTTTAGTATTTCAAACTCATTTAAATGTAGCGATAAACGACTGGTATAAAGATTTCTACGATATTTTGCAAAATGTAAAAGAACATAGCGTTGATGAGTTTTGGGCTGGAATTTTGCAGTTCTTATATATAGCAATGCCTTACGTGATCATAGCTACCATAACAAGCTTCTTTGCTAGCCACTGGGTATTTCGCTGGAGAGAGGCGATGACTTTTGCCTATGTAGATGTTTGGAAAAAATGCGAAAAAGATATCGAAGGCTCAAGCCAACGTATGCAAGAAGACGTTTATCGTTTTGCAAAGATCACTGAAACTTTGGGGCTTCAAATTTTAAGAGCCATAATGACGCTTATCGCATTTATACCGGTTTTGTGGGGGCTTAGCAAGGGCGTAGATATGCCTATCATCAAAGAAATACCAGGATCGCTTGTATGGATAGCTTTAGTTGTTAGCGTCGGTGGACTGATAATTTCATGGTTTGTCGGTATAAAACTACCAAAACTCGAATACAACATACAAAAAAGCGAAGCTGCATTTAGAAAAGAGCTTGTATATGCTGAAGACGACAAGATAAACTATGCAAGCTCACAGACGATCTTTGAGCTTTTTACTGGACTTAGGTATAATTTCTATAGACTGTTTTTACATTATGGATATTTTAACGTTTGGCTTATATCATTCTCGCAATTTATGGTAATAGTCCCTTACGTCATAATGGGACCTGGGCTATTTACTGGCGTCATTACACTTGGTATCTTAGTACAAGTCAGTAATGCATTTGATCAAGTAAGAAGTAGTTTTAGTATATTTATAGATAACTGGACTACTATAACCGAGCTTAGAAGCATACATAAACGTTTAGATGAGTTTGAAACAAACATTAAATTTAAAGGATAG
- a CDS encoding anaerobic C4-dicarboxylate transporter, whose amino-acid sequence MDFLMNLSEGWQFAIQLLIVLICLFYGAKKGGIALGLLGGIGLIVLVFAFGIAPGKPAISVMLTILAVVVASATLQASGGLDVMLQIAEKILRKNPKYISILAPFVTSTLTILCGTGHVVYTMLPIVYDIAIKNGIRPERPMAASSIASQMGIIASPVSVAVVTLTAFLINAEHHLAGFDGYLDLLKITIPSTYLGVLCVGIFSWFRGKDLDKDLEFQERIKDPEVKKYVYGDGTSLLGKKLPGTSWAAMWIFLGTIAVVATLGYFKDLRPAWNSTKDGAVVQIVAAYPTEQKILEKIVLKDAKAEILGSHIDISGSKLKGNVNNISGLTLTQKDGSKITFIQNEQGIVVYTNAKGEVKEYPKSSISLENKIDSKKTLSMVDTIQIFMLLAGALILIFTPTNAGSIGKNEIFRSGMIALVAVFGISWMAETMFGVHTPMIKELLGGVVSDYPWTYAVMLLLISKFVNSQAAALVAFVPLALGIGVNPAIILAFAPACYGYYILPTYPSDLAAIQFDRSGTTHIGKYVINHSFIFPGLIGVISSCIFGYILAGLYGYL is encoded by the coding sequence ATGGATTTTTTAATGAATCTTAGCGAAGGTTGGCAATTCGCGATTCAGCTTCTAATAGTCCTTATTTGTCTATTTTATGGAGCAAAAAAAGGCGGTATAGCTTTAGGACTTCTTGGTGGCATAGGTCTTATAGTTTTAGTATTTGCATTTGGTATTGCACCAGGAAAACCTGCAATTTCTGTTATGCTAACAATACTAGCAGTTGTCGTTGCTAGTGCTACCTTGCAAGCAAGTGGCGGACTTGATGTTATGCTTCAGATCGCAGAAAAAATATTACGTAAAAATCCAAAATACATAAGCATTTTAGCTCCATTCGTAACTTCTACTCTTACGATACTTTGTGGAACTGGACACGTTGTTTATACAATGCTTCCTATTGTTTATGATATAGCTATCAAAAATGGAATTCGTCCAGAACGCCCTATGGCAGCTAGTTCGATCGCTTCTCAAATGGGTATCATTGCAAGCCCAGTTTCAGTCGCAGTCGTAACCTTAACAGCGTTTCTTATCAACGCAGAGCATCATTTAGCTGGATTTGACGGTTACCTTGATCTTCTTAAAATAACAATCCCATCAACATATCTTGGCGTTTTGTGTGTTGGAATTTTTTCTTGGTTTAGAGGAAAAGATCTTGATAAAGACCTTGAGTTTCAAGAGAGGATTAAAGATCCTGAAGTAAAAAAATACGTATATGGTGATGGTACGTCTCTTCTTGGTAAAAAACTTCCTGGTACTAGCTGGGCTGCTATGTGGATATTCTTAGGAACTATAGCAGTAGTTGCAACATTAGGATATTTCAAAGATTTAAGACCAGCTTGGAACTCGACCAAAGATGGAGCAGTAGTTCAAATCGTAGCTGCGTATCCAACAGAACAAAAGATCTTAGAAAAAATCGTTCTAAAAGATGCAAAAGCTGAGATCTTAGGCTCACATATAGATATTTCTGGTAGTAAGCTAAAAGGAAATGTAAATAATATTTCTGGATTGACGCTTACTCAAAAAGACGGTTCAAAAATAACTTTTATTCAAAATGAACAAGGTATCGTTGTATATACAAATGCAAAAGGCGAAGTAAAAGAATATCCTAAGTCGAGCATATCTTTAGAAAATAAAATAGATAGCAAAAAGACTCTAAGTATGGTCGATACTATCCAAATTTTCATGCTTTTAGCTGGTGCTCTTATCTTGATCTTTACTCCTACAAATGCAGGAAGTATAGGCAAAAACGAGATTTTCCGCTCAGGTATGATAGCCTTGGTTGCGGTATTTGGTATCTCATGGATGGCTGAAACTATGTTTGGAGTGCATACTCCTATGATAAAAGAGCTTCTTGGCGGCGTTGTGAGCGATTATCCGTGGACATATGCTGTTATGCTTCTTTTGATATCTAAATTTGTTAATTCTCAAGCAGCAGCTTTGGTTGCGTTTGTTCCATTAGCTCTTGGAATCGGTGTAAATCCTGCTATTATTTTGGCATTTGCTCCTGCTTGCTACGGTTATTATATTTTACCTACATACCCAAGTGATCTTGCGGCGATACAATTTGACCGTTCAGGAACTACTCATATAGGTAAATATGTTATCAATCACAGCTTCATTTTCCCTGGACTTATCGGAGTTATAAGTTCTTGTATATTTGGTTATATCTTAGCCGGACTTTACGGTTATCTATAG
- a CDS encoding hemolysin family protein produces the protein MVILAAVFIFLNGFFVLSEFSIVKVRKSRLEELVKDKVPNAKLAYKMSNSLDTYLSATQLGITLSSLALGWIGEPAVANLIEAPLKTYFGIDGVAVHTIAFIIAFTLITLLHVVLGELVPKSVAIAKAEKSVLFIAKPLYMFWVIFFPVIRTFDFIASLSLKAIGIKPAKDSELAHSEEEIKIIVGESLKGGVLDSMESEIIKNAVDFSDTVAKEIMTPRKDMVCLNKQKSFEENMKVIEESKYTRFPYVDGSKDIVLGMIHIRDILQNNLRDIDTNLDKIVRKFIIVPENSSISKILVMMNKDRISAALVVDEYGGTAGLLTMEDIIEEILGDINDEHDDKSQDYKKLSDDVFEFNGRFEIEAVEEIMDISFDEETEQLTIGGYVFNLFERLPIVGDKIDDENCIYEVTKMDGASIGAVKVTLKTGSQTQE, from the coding sequence ATGGTGATTTTAGCTGCTGTTTTTATATTTCTAAACGGCTTTTTTGTTTTATCTGAATTCTCGATCGTTAAAGTTAGAAAATCAAGACTTGAGGAGCTTGTAAAAGATAAAGTTCCAAATGCAAAACTCGCTTACAAAATGTCAAATTCACTCGATACTTATCTTAGTGCAACACAACTCGGTATAACTCTTAGCTCTCTTGCACTTGGTTGGATAGGCGAGCCAGCAGTTGCAAATCTCATAGAAGCACCTCTTAAAACTTATTTTGGTATAGATGGCGTTGCTGTCCATACTATCGCATTTATCATAGCTTTTACTCTTATCACGCTTTTGCACGTCGTACTTGGAGAGCTTGTGCCAAAATCAGTAGCCATAGCAAAAGCAGAAAAATCAGTTTTATTTATCGCTAAACCACTTTATATGTTTTGGGTGATATTTTTTCCTGTTATTAGGACATTTGACTTCATTGCTAGTTTATCTCTTAAAGCTATAGGTATAAAACCTGCGAAAGATAGTGAGCTTGCCCACTCTGAAGAAGAGATCAAAATCATTGTTGGCGAGAGTTTAAAAGGCGGTGTTTTAGATAGCATGGAAAGTGAAATCATAAAAAATGCCGTTGATTTTAGCGATACCGTTGCTAAAGAGATTATGACTCCACGTAAAGATATGGTATGTCTAAATAAGCAAAAAAGCTTTGAAGAAAATATGAAAGTCATAGAAGAGAGTAAATATACGCGTTTTCCATATGTAGATGGAAGTAAAGATATAGTACTAGGAATGATACATATAAGAGATATATTGCAAAATAATCTAAGAGATATAGATACAAATTTAGACAAGATAGTTCGTAAATTTATCATAGTTCCAGAAAATAGTTCAATATCTAAAATCCTTGTTATGATGAATAAAGATAGGATTTCTGCGGCTCTTGTCGTCGATGAGTACGGCGGTACAGCAGGGCTTCTTACTATGGAAGACATTATCGAAGAGATACTTGGCGATATCAACGATGAACATGATGATAAATCTCAAGATTATAAAAAGCTTTCTGATGATGTGTTTGAGTTTAACGGACGCTTTGAGATAGAGGCTGTTGAAGAGATAATGGATATAAGCTTTGATGAAGAAACAGAGCAGCTTACTATAGGCGGATACGTCTTTAATCTCTTTGAAAGACTTCCGATAGTTGGAGATAAAATAGATGATGAAAACTGCATCTATGAAGTCACAAAAATGGACGGAGCTAGTATAGGTGCGGTAAAAGTCACTCTAAAGACTGGTTCGCAAACGCAAGAATAG
- a CDS encoding cysteine permease, translating to MIKFIIPSNQCLDDYILNYELCKIANINSNTYLFWKNVICASYQGSKTIFLHKSSILDKYKSYIDKCTNLDGYVLASAFCSFTGLANSHLVKSNKSNLYDKFDIKSIDKLKFINLKKFYDDLGLPYGVRIYIEKCKYFSPTPLEKRIKLTDTLCLGYY from the coding sequence TTGATCAAATTTATAATACCATCAAATCAATGTTTAGATGATTATATATTAAATTATGAATTATGCAAAATTGCAAACATAAATTCAAATACCTATCTTTTTTGGAAAAATGTAATTTGTGCTTCCTATCAAGGTTCAAAAACCATTTTTTTACATAAATCTTCTATTTTAGATAAGTATAAATCATACATAGATAAATGCACAAATTTAGATGGTTATGTCCTTGCTAGTGCATTTTGCTCATTTACAGGGCTTGCAAATTCTCATTTAGTAAAGTCAAATAAATCAAATTTATATGATAAATTTGATATAAAAAGTATAGATAAGCTCAAATTTATTAATTTAAAAAAGTTTTATGATGATTTGGGATTGCCTTATGGGGTGCGAATATACATAGAAAAGTGTAAATACTTCTCTCCAACTCCACTAGAAAAGCGTATCAAGCTTACCGATACGCTTTGCTTGGGATATTATTAG